The nucleotide sequence GGATTTGAATTGTACGGATTACGCGGGGGAAAGAAGACGTTAGAACAGTTTGCGCCTTACCTTTGTATTGATATTCATCGGGATGTAAAAACAGGAGAATCGGCATTATTGGGAGTAGAACCCTTTTTGCAAAAACTCGGTTACGATTTGAGGATGGAAGATCACGCAGTTTACTGTACGCCGAAAAAATTGGTAAATTCTGCTGGCAGATAAAAAAAGTTTGTTAGAATCTCAATCATTATTTTCAAAATATCCTAACCAATAAACCATCCCACAACCTATTCTTTCTCATCGCCTCCCCGTAAGCTGCTATGCATTTAAATTGTGAATGAGACTGACACGGTGACAGGGGGATGGGGAGACGGGGTGAGGGATTGACAGCCTTGATACAAATCGCTCGATACCCAGTGTGAAAGCATCTTAGCTTATCGCTCTCAGCACACAAAATCGAGATTAGCGAACCACAAAATGGTCGTCTCCCATAGAATAAGGACGGATAAAATTGTCAAACTATCCCGTAAACACAAAAGCGTGAGTGAGGAGGAAATTTGGATTACTGGGTTCAGAAGAGGATCGATAATATTGCCAGTGCTTTTACGCCAGAGTATTGTAGAGCAATCGATCGCGCGATCGCGCTGTTGGTCGAACAGTTTAGCGCCGGACACGCGGTATTAATCTGCGGAAATGGCGGTTCTGCGGCGGATGCACAACACATTGCAGCGGAGTTGGTGGGACGCTTTCAGATGCACCGAAAAGGACTTCCCGCGATCGCGCTGGGAACAAATCCTGCTACCCTAACAGCGTGGTCAAACGATTGCGAATTTGAAACGATCTTCTCTCGCCAGGTTGAATCCTTGGGAAAACCGGGAGATATTTTATGGGGAATTTCCACCTCTGGCAAATCGCCAAACGTCCTACACGCCTTAAAAACTGCAAAAGAAAACGGATTGAA is from Lusitaniella coriacea LEGE 07157 and encodes:
- the gmhA gene encoding D-sedoheptulose 7-phosphate isomerase, with product MDYWVQKRIDNIASAFTPEYCRAIDRAIALLVEQFSAGHAVLICGNGGSAADAQHIAAELVGRFQMHRKGLPAIALGTNPATLTAWSNDCEFETIFSRQVESLGKPGDILWGISTSGKSPNVLHALKTAKENGLKTIGMAGNCGGLLTEFADYPLFVEQKQTACIQEVHLITYHRMCEQIESRLFGTSWKDQLVQTTAILG